One stretch of Roseovarius mucosus DNA includes these proteins:
- a CDS encoding GlxA family transcriptional regulator: protein MTNQTPRPVVTHEDPKVLFEIFVQRKFCDLELASVIHTLQTANMVHGSAHFGWRIISDRPGLVQGNGVCLVRAEPVIPDHCMADFLIVIASKTADPAVWMARIRSMRRLGRSVILLADASTTFIARTQIETGAVTTHWADAVVLRETQDQPRLTENLSEFSNGIITAAGRGATAELVIGLLARDLPVSDITEIGRHLLLPEIRTSSSTQPFAPEAFHKFYDKAVSDALAIMEDNLTDPLSIAEIADEVDTSQRCLERRFRAVFETSPGHYYKQLRVRRAHHLIQSTKLPLIDIATATGFGSTGTLATAFKKFYGVTPSDMRGKHRERVLDYSADV, encoded by the coding sequence ATGACCAACCAGACGCCACGCCCCGTTGTCACCCATGAGGACCCAAAGGTTCTCTTTGAAATCTTTGTGCAGCGAAAATTCTGCGATCTCGAACTTGCGTCGGTCATCCACACCCTGCAAACCGCCAATATGGTGCATGGCTCCGCGCATTTTGGCTGGCGGATCATCTCGGACCGACCGGGGCTCGTTCAGGGTAACGGCGTTTGTCTCGTGCGCGCAGAGCCGGTGATCCCCGATCACTGCATGGCCGATTTCCTGATTGTCATCGCATCGAAAACCGCCGATCCCGCCGTCTGGATGGCCCGCATCCGCAGCATGCGGCGGCTCGGGCGCTCGGTGATCCTCTTGGCGGATGCCTCCACCACCTTCATCGCCCGCACCCAAATCGAGACGGGCGCGGTCACCACCCATTGGGCCGATGCCGTGGTGCTGCGCGAGACCCAAGATCAACCGCGCCTTACGGAAAACCTGTCAGAATTTTCCAACGGCATCATCACGGCCGCGGGACGCGGCGCCACAGCAGAGCTTGTCATCGGCCTTCTGGCCCGTGATCTGCCCGTGTCCGACATCACCGAGATTGGCCGCCACCTGCTCTTGCCGGAAATCCGCACCAGCTCCAGCACTCAGCCCTTCGCCCCCGAGGCGTTTCACAAATTCTACGACAAGGCCGTGTCAGATGCGCTCGCCATCATGGAGGACAATCTGACCGATCCACTCTCCATCGCGGAAATCGCCGATGAGGTGGACACTTCGCAACGCTGTCTCGAGCGCCGCTTTCGCGCGGTGTTTGAAACCTCACCGGGGCATTATTACAAGCAATTGCGCGTGCGCCGTGCCCATCACCTGATCCAAAGCACGAAATTGCCGCTGATCGACATCGCCACCGCCACCGGCTTTGGCTCGACCGGCACGCTCGCCACCGCCTTCAAGAAATTCTACGGCGTCACGCCCTCGGATATGCGCGGCAAACACCGCGAACGCGTGCTTGACTACTCCGCCGATGTCTAA
- a CDS encoding glycosyltransferase family 4 protein, which produces MATEEGRDIAFAVPGDPGLTTGGYLYDRRLGEALVARGLRLRHLRLGDSFPHPDAQDMADALAQLSALPRDCPALVDGLAYGALDPEGVARLAAPMVALVHHPLALEPGLSAAQAADMAARERANLGRARHIVVTSGHIAGLLREAYGVAPERISVARPGFVAPRANAMPDVPPLILSVGLLARRKGHDVLLRALARIADLDWRAVIVGRLHEPETVTELQGLRDVLGLAERVEIAGEVSQSDLDSLYGRATVFALATRYEGYGIVFDEAMGHGLPIVSTQAGAVPDTVAAGAGILVRPEDDAAFAEALRRMLSEPALRAGCACAARKAAQGLGDWAAAAEVVAAALNRP; this is translated from the coding sequence ATGGCGACTGAGGAGGGGCGCGACATCGCCTTTGCCGTGCCGGGTGATCCGGGGTTGACGACGGGCGGCTATCTTTATGATCGGCGGTTGGGAGAGGCGCTGGTTGCGCGGGGTCTCAGGCTGCGGCATCTGCGGCTAGGCGATAGTTTTCCGCATCCCGATGCGCAGGATATGGCGGATGCCTTGGCGCAGCTTTCGGCGTTGCCGCGTGATTGCCCGGCCTTGGTGGATGGGCTGGCGTATGGTGCGCTGGATCCTGAGGGGGTGGCGCGGTTGGCGGCACCCATGGTGGCGCTGGTGCATCATCCGCTGGCGCTGGAGCCGGGGTTGAGTGCGGCGCAGGCTGCGGATATGGCGGCGCGCGAGCGGGCCAATCTGGGCCGGGCGCGGCATATCGTGGTGACAAGCGGGCATATCGCAGGCCTTTTGCGCGAGGCCTATGGCGTGGCCCCAGAGCGGATCAGCGTGGCGCGACCGGGGTTCGTGGCACCCCGAGCTAACGCAATGCCCGATGTGCCGCCACTGATCCTGTCGGTGGGATTGCTCGCGCGGCGCAAGGGGCATGATGTGCTGTTGCGGGCCTTGGCGCGGATTGCCGATCTGGACTGGCGGGCGGTGATTGTCGGGCGCTTGCATGAGCCCGAGACGGTCACAGAGTTGCAGGGGCTGCGCGATGTCTTGGGGCTGGCGGAGCGGGTCGAGATTGCGGGGGAGGTATCGCAATCGGATCTGGACTCGCTTTATGGGCGGGCGACGGTTTTTGCACTGGCGACGCGCTATGAAGGTTATGGCATCGTGTTTGACGAGGCGATGGGCCACGGGTTGCCGATCGTGAGCACGCAGGCGGGGGCGGTGCCGGATACCGTTGCCGCCGGTGCGGGAATTTTGGTGCGCCCCGAGGATGACGCGGCCTTTGCAGAGGCGCTGCGGCGGATGCTGAGCGAGCCTGCGTTGCGGGCGGGCTGTGCCTGCGCGGCGCGGAAGGCGGCGCAGGGTTTGGGCGATTGGGCAGCGGCGGCAGAGGTTGTGGCGGCGGCGCTTAACCGCCCTTAG
- a CDS encoding zinc-dependent alcohol dehydrogenase, giving the protein MSEGARALWIVAPGQVEVRPVTVAPGADEVVIETLYTGISRGTERLVLDGRVPESEHGTMRAPLQEGDFPYPVKYGYCAVGRVTGGAATGQVVFVLHPHQTRFACPAPMAVPVPEGVPPGRAVLAANMETALNILWDAQIAAGDRVAVVGAGTVGALVGYLAARVPGTEVTLIDRDAARGPLAEAFGCGFAAPEQAEGRADVVIHATASAAGLATAIRLAGIEARVVEASWYGSGDIPVALGGAFHQRRLQVVSSQVGRIPASHAARWDYRRRMEVALRLLADPVLDALISGETRFDDLPRAYAGILAAAGTLCHRVRYGD; this is encoded by the coding sequence GTGTCTGAGGGCGCGCGCGCGCTCTGGATTGTGGCACCGGGGCAGGTGGAGGTGCGGCCTGTCACGGTTGCGCCCGGCGCGGATGAGGTTGTGATCGAAACGCTATACACCGGCATCAGCCGGGGGACCGAGCGGCTGGTCTTGGACGGCCGGGTGCCCGAGAGCGAGCATGGCACGATGCGCGCGCCCTTGCAGGAGGGAGATTTTCCCTATCCTGTCAAATATGGGTACTGCGCCGTGGGGCGCGTGACCGGCGGGGCTGCGACGGGGCAGGTGGTGTTCGTGCTGCATCCGCATCAGACGCGGTTTGCCTGTCCTGCACCGATGGCGGTGCCGGTGCCCGAGGGCGTGCCGCCGGGGCGTGCGGTGCTTGCGGCCAATATGGAAACCGCGCTCAATATCCTGTGGGATGCGCAGATCGCTGCCGGGGACCGGGTGGCGGTTGTGGGTGCGGGCACGGTGGGGGCGTTGGTTGGATATCTTGCAGCGCGGGTGCCGGGCACAGAGGTGACCTTGATTGATCGCGACGCGGCGCGGGGGCCTTTGGCTGAGGCGTTTGGCTGTGGCTTTGCGGCACCGGAGCAGGCCGAGGGCCGCGCGGATGTGGTGATCCATGCGACGGCCAGCGCAGCGGGATTGGCCACAGCGATCCGCCTTGCTGGGATTGAGGCGCGGGTGGTTGAGGCCAGTTGGTATGGCAGCGGCGATATTCCCGTGGCGCTTGGCGGGGCATTTCATCAGCGGCGGTTGCAGGTTGTCTCGTCGCAGGTGGGGCGAATTCCGGCGAGCCATGCGGCGCGGTGGGATTACCGGCGGCGGATGGAGGTTGCGCTGCGACTGCTGGCCGATCCGGTGCTGGATGCGTTGATTTCGGGGGAAACGCGGTTTGATGATCTGCCGCGCGCCTATGCGGGGATCTTGGCGGCGGCGGGGACGCTGTGCCATCGGGTGCGCTATGGCGACTGA
- a CDS encoding RibD family protein → MQSADVTPKVWEHILAARAGQACLCCGDWAPGERAAMALYGSMMAAPGTPQVVAQIGQSLDGRVATVTGDAADVSGPDGLAHLHRMRALVDAVIVGVKTALHDNPRLTVRLVSGQNPARVVIDPSGRLPNDARLFAEDGTRRIVIQEVDKPRPAGVEVIQLPRSDWISPPAIVSALRKVGLHHLMVEGGAITIARFIEADLLARLHVAVAPLLIGAGPQGLTTRPVARLAQARRPETQVYGLGTDVLFDCVMGARVAAEVWPHARQPAVRLG, encoded by the coding sequence ATGCAAAGTGCTGATGTCACCCCCAAGGTCTGGGAGCATATTTTGGCTGCGCGCGCGGGGCAGGCGTGTTTATGCTGTGGAGACTGGGCACCGGGCGAGCGTGCGGCGATGGCGCTCTATGGCTCGATGATGGCCGCGCCCGGCACGCCGCAGGTCGTGGCACAGATCGGACAATCGCTGGATGGTCGGGTGGCCACGGTCACGGGGGACGCGGCGGATGTGTCGGGGCCGGATGGGTTGGCGCATCTGCACCGGATGCGGGCGCTGGTGGATGCGGTGATCGTGGGGGTCAAGACCGCGTTGCATGACAACCCGCGCCTGACAGTGCGGCTTGTGTCGGGGCAAAACCCGGCGCGGGTGGTGATTGACCCCTCGGGGCGGCTGCCCAATGACGCGCGGCTGTTCGCAGAGGATGGCACGCGGCGCATCGTCATTCAGGAGGTGGACAAGCCCCGTCCCGCCGGTGTCGAGGTCATTCAATTGCCGCGGAGTGACTGGATTTCACCCCCCGCCATTGTAAGTGCCCTGCGCAAGGTGGGCCTGCATCATCTGATGGTTGAAGGTGGGGCGATCACTATTGCGCGATTTATCGAGGCAGATTTGCTGGCGCGGCTGCATGTGGCGGTGGCGCCGCTCTTGATCGGGGCGGGACCGCAAGGATTGACGACGCGGCCCGTGGCACGTTTGGCGCAGGCGCGGCGGCCGGAAACGCAGGTTTATGGGTTGGGCACGGATGTGCTTTTTGATTGCGTCATGGGCGCGCGGGTGGCGGCAGAGGTCTGGCCCCATGCGCGCCAACCCGCTGTGCGGCTGGGGTGA
- a CDS encoding class I SAM-dependent methyltransferase: MGFAPEWLALREPADRAARDAALLGRAVALADGAVLDLGCGTGSTLRAFAGERATGAGWRLFDHDADLLARAAAWHPEAVIHQGDLARVEDLPLEGVGLVTASALFDLVSRAWVERFAARLAGAGTALYAALSYDGVMRWHPEDPDDAIVTTRFNAHQRGDKGFGPALGPEAAKVMAAVFEALGYEVHYAPSPWRLGPQDAEMQHLLLAGIAQAAGEAEFAGAEAWHGRRAQVLADGWAEIGHIDLLALPPALVQRA, from the coding sequence ATGGGGTTTGCCCCCGAATGGCTGGCGCTGCGGGAACCGGCGGACAGGGCGGCGCGGGATGCGGCGCTGTTGGGTCGGGCGGTGGCGCTGGCCGATGGGGCGGTGCTTGATCTGGGGTGCGGCACGGGTTCGACCCTGCGCGCCTTTGCCGGAGAGCGGGCGACGGGCGCGGGCTGGCGGCTGTTTGATCATGACGCGGATTTGTTGGCGCGGGCCGCAGCCTGGCATCCTGAGGCGGTGATCCATCAGGGGGATCTGGCCAGGGTGGAGGATCTGCCGCTTGAGGGCGTGGGTTTGGTGACCGCGTCGGCGCTGTTTGATCTGGTGTCGCGGGCGTGGGTCGAGCGATTTGCAGCACGGTTGGCGGGGGCTGGCACTGCGCTTTATGCGGCGCTGAGCTATGACGGGGTGATGCGCTGGCATCCCGAAGACCCTGATGACGCGATCGTGACGACGCGTTTCAACGCCCACCAGAGGGGCGACAAGGGCTTTGGTCCGGCGCTTGGGCCTGAGGCGGCAAAGGTGATGGCGGCGGTCTTTGAGGCGCTTGGCTATGAGGTGCATTATGCACCGAGCCCGTGGCGGCTGGGGCCGCAAGATGCGGAAATGCAGCATCTTTTGCTGGCGGGCATTGCGCAGGCGGCGGGCGAGGCGGAATTCGCCGGGGCCGAGGCATGGCATGGGCGGCGCGCGCAAGTTCTTGCCGATGGTTGGGCCGAAATCGGCCATATTGACCTTTTGGCACTGCCGCCGGCGCTGGTTCAGCGGGCATGA
- a CDS encoding 6-pyruvoyl trahydropterin synthase family protein, producing MFAVEVRDHIMIAHSLPNPVFGPAQGVHGATFVVDAAFYTEDIDAHGLVVDIGLASDALARVLAPLRYGNLDDKPEFKGKFTTTEFLCHHIWTGLRDIARSEGLGDAGRLRRIRVKLHESHMARGWYEADI from the coding sequence ATGTTTGCCGTCGAAGTTCGCGATCACATCATGATCGCCCATTCCCTGCCCAATCCAGTGTTCGGCCCTGCGCAGGGGGTGCATGGTGCGACCTTCGTGGTCGATGCCGCGTTTTACACCGAAGATATTGATGCGCACGGGCTGGTTGTGGACATTGGCCTTGCCTCTGACGCTCTGGCGCGGGTGTTGGCCCCGTTGCGCTATGGCAATCTGGACGACAAGCCCGAATTCAAAGGCAAGTTCACCACCACCGAATTTTTGTGTCATCACATTTGGACCGGCCTGCGTGACATTGCCCGGTCCGAGGGGTTGGGCGATGCGGGGCGGTTGCGGCGCATCCGGGTGAAGCTGCATGAAAGCCATATGGCGCGCGGCTGGTACGAGGCGGATATCTGA
- the mdoH gene encoding glucans biosynthesis glucosyltransferase MdoH, producing MTELTPSRPTSPDVTPLAPRLRRAPALATRRRLVLALNVVTVAALFSAMLALFLPLGITWAEGAMLTAFLLTLPWLSIGLWNSILGLLLDLRHGAGAAAHVTPALSRIRGDEAITARVAVVMPLRNEDPDASIARLRRLEEEIACSPYAGRFSYHVLSDTDDAHVALKEEARIAQWRSARPTAAIHYRRRTDNTGYKAGNIAEFLHSPEGASDLFLPLDADSEMGADTVFRLIRVMQVSPEIGMLQSLVTGLPARSLFTRAFQFGMRHGMRSYTLGSAWWQGDCGPNWGHNIVIRTTPFREQCMLPVLKGRGPLSGAILSHDQVEAVLMRRAGYEVRVLAEESESYEENPPSLVDFIRRELRWMNGNMQYFKLLSMPGLKPVSRLQLGLAILMYISAPAWIAFILIGAALAGTADQINAIPAAAGLTLFAVLMTLSLSPKLMGLAQVLCSSARSAAYGGRARVLLGGLAEIVFSMLTSPVVAVALTQFAIGLVFGQRIGWSAQQRSRDRLEWHEAARVLWPQTLLGGALCLWFWIQAPWALIFGAPVLLALLLSIPVAVLSTLPRPSRWSQATGLFDIPEDRRPALQSAPLHANTA from the coding sequence GTGACAGAGTTGACCCCAAGCCGCCCGACCTCCCCCGACGTGACGCCGCTCGCGCCGCGCCTGCGCCGCGCGCCCGCGCTCGCCACCCGCCGCCGCCTTGTGCTGGCGCTCAATGTGGTGACGGTCGCGGCGCTCTTTTCCGCGATGCTCGCACTGTTTCTGCCGCTAGGCATCACTTGGGCGGAAGGCGCGATGCTCACCGCCTTCCTGCTCACGCTTCCCTGGCTCTCAATCGGCCTCTGGAACAGCATTCTTGGCCTGCTGCTTGATTTGCGCCACGGTGCGGGGGCCGCTGCCCATGTCACCCCGGCCCTGTCGCGCATTCGCGGGGATGAGGCCATCACCGCCCGCGTCGCCGTCGTCATGCCCCTGCGCAACGAAGACCCGGACGCCTCCATCGCCCGCCTGCGGCGTCTGGAAGAGGAAATCGCCTGTAGCCCCTATGCCGGGCGCTTCTCGTACCACGTGCTCAGCGATACCGATGACGCCCATGTCGCGCTCAAGGAAGAGGCGCGCATCGCGCAATGGCGCAGCGCACGGCCCACAGCCGCGATCCACTACCGCCGCCGCACCGACAATACCGGCTACAAGGCGGGCAACATCGCCGAGTTCCTGCACAGCCCCGAAGGTGCCAGCGATCTTTTCCTGCCGCTCGACGCCGATAGCGAAATGGGCGCCGATACGGTCTTTCGGCTGATCCGCGTCATGCAGGTCAGCCCTGAAATCGGCATGTTGCAAAGCCTTGTCACCGGCCTGCCCGCGCGCAGCCTCTTTACCCGCGCCTTCCAGTTCGGCATGCGCCACGGCATGCGCTCTTACACGCTTGGCTCTGCTTGGTGGCAGGGCGATTGCGGCCCCAACTGGGGCCATAACATCGTGATCCGCACCACCCCCTTCCGCGAACAATGTATGCTGCCGGTCCTCAAGGGGCGCGGGCCGCTTTCCGGCGCGATCCTCAGCCACGATCAGGTCGAGGCGGTGCTCATGCGCCGCGCGGGCTATGAGGTGCGCGTTCTGGCCGAAGAATCCGAAAGCTATGAGGAAAATCCGCCCAGCCTCGTGGATTTCATCCGCCGCGAACTCCGCTGGATGAATGGCAACATGCAGTACTTCAAACTGCTCTCGATGCCCGGCCTGAAACCTGTGAGCCGCCTGCAACTGGGGCTGGCCATCCTCATGTATATCAGCGCCCCGGCATGGATTGCCTTTATTCTGATCGGTGCCGCCCTCGCAGGCACAGCAGACCAGATCAACGCCATTCCCGCCGCCGCCGGTCTGACACTCTTTGCTGTGCTCATGACGCTCAGCCTCAGCCCAAAACTCATGGGGCTTGCACAGGTGCTCTGCTCTTCCGCGCGCTCTGCGGCCTATGGTGGGCGCGCGCGTGTCCTTTTGGGCGGCCTCGCAGAGATTGTGTTTTCCATGCTCACCTCGCCTGTCGTGGCTGTGGCGCTCACACAATTCGCCATCGGGCTCGTGTTTGGCCAGCGCATCGGTTGGAGCGCGCAACAACGCAGCCGCGACCGGCTCGAATGGCATGAGGCCGCGCGCGTGCTCTGGCCGCAAACCCTGCTTGGCGGCGCGCTTTGCCTGTGGTTCTGGATTCAGGCCCCTTGGGCGCTGATCTTTGGCGCGCCGGTGCTGCTGGCGCTTCTCCTCTCGATTCCGGTGGCGGTGCTGTCGACCCTGCCCCGCCCCAGCCGCTGGTCGCAGGCCACCGGCCTCTTTGACATCCCCGAAGATCGCCGCCCCGCGCTGCAATCCGCCCCCCTCCACGCCAACACCGCCTGA
- a CDS encoding YceI family protein gives MTAFRLTAFGTTLCTTLALGLAHPAQAAPATWTIDPEHTVVAFTIMHAGYAKVLGRFSDIEGSFVYDPETQELGEVTARIGAASVNTDHEKRDEHVRSPDFLDAGGHPMITFTATDSTPTSETTGTVTGDLTIRGVTQPVTLDVTLNKRAVYPCCHGKETLGISATAEILRSDFGSTYALPEFVGDAVGIILEFEAIRAD, from the coding sequence ATGACCGCTTTCAGACTGACCGCTTTTGGCACCACACTCTGCACCACGCTCGCGCTTGGCTTGGCACATCCCGCTCAGGCCGCCCCCGCCACATGGACAATCGACCCCGAACATACGGTGGTGGCCTTCACCATCATGCACGCAGGCTATGCCAAGGTCTTGGGCCGCTTTTCCGACATCGAGGGCAGCTTTGTCTACGACCCCGAGACGCAGGAACTGGGCGAGGTGACCGCCCGCATCGGTGCCGCGAGCGTCAACACAGACCACGAAAAGCGGGACGAACACGTCCGTTCGCCTGATTTTCTGGATGCGGGCGGCCATCCGATGATCACCTTCACCGCCACCGACAGCACGCCCACCTCTGAAACAACCGGCACCGTAACGGGTGATCTGACCATTCGCGGCGTGACCCAGCCCGTGACCCTCGACGTGACCCTGAACAAACGCGCGGTCTACCCCTGCTGCCACGGCAAAGAGACGCTTGGCATCTCCGCCACTGCCGAAATCCTGCGCAGCGATTTCGGCAGCACCTATGCCCTGCCCGAGTTCGTGGGCGATGCTGTCGGGATCATCCTCGAATTCGAAGCGATCCGCGCCGACTAG
- a CDS encoding sarcosine oxidase subunit beta family protein — MRYSGFKVIKEALTGHRGWGPAWRDATPQASYDYVIIGGGGHGLATAYYLAKEFKQARIAVLEKGWIGGGNVGRNTTIIRSNYLLDGNEPFYEFSLKLWEGLEQDLNYNAMVSQRGILNLIHTDAQRDAFIRRGNAMMLNGADADLLSTAQIVARYPFLNVNDARFPIKGGLAQHRGGTVRHDAVAWGYARAADQRGVDIIQNCEVTGFRIENGTCLGVETSRGFIGAKKVGACVAGSSSRLMSHAGMRLPIESHVLQAFVSEGLKPVLPGVITFGAGHFYCSQSDKGGLVFGGDIDGYNSYAQRGNLPVVEDVCEGGMAIFPMIGRARLLRMWGGIMDMSMDGSPIIDHTHIKGLYFNGGWCYGGFKATPASGFVYAHLLATDTPHPTATAYRFDRFAKGLMIDEKGMGNQPNLH, encoded by the coding sequence ATGCGCTATTCAGGATTCAAGGTCATCAAAGAGGCCCTCACCGGCCACCGGGGCTGGGGCCCCGCTTGGCGTGATGCCACGCCGCAGGCGTCCTATGATTACGTCATCATAGGCGGCGGCGGGCATGGGCTGGCGACGGCCTATTATCTGGCCAAGGAATTCAAGCAGGCGCGCATCGCCGTGCTGGAAAAGGGCTGGATCGGCGGCGGCAACGTGGGCCGCAACACCACCATCATCCGCTCCAACTATCTGCTTGATGGGAATGAACCCTTCTATGAATTCTCGCTCAAGCTCTGGGAGGGGCTGGAGCAAGACCTGAACTACAACGCTATGGTCAGTCAGCGTGGCATCCTGAACCTCATTCACACCGACGCACAGCGCGACGCCTTCATTCGGCGCGGCAATGCGATGATGCTGAACGGCGCCGATGCCGACCTGCTCAGCACCGCGCAGATCGTCGCGCGCTACCCTTTCCTCAACGTGAATGACGCCCGCTTCCCGATCAAGGGCGGCTTGGCGCAGCATCGCGGCGGCACCGTGCGCCATGATGCGGTGGCATGGGGCTATGCCCGCGCCGCCGATCAGCGCGGTGTGGACATCATCCAGAATTGCGAAGTCACGGGTTTCCGCATCGAGAACGGCACATGCCTTGGCGTTGAAACCTCGCGCGGCTTCATCGGTGCCAAAAAGGTCGGCGCTTGCGTTGCCGGCTCGTCCTCGCGGCTCATGTCGCATGCGGGCATGCGCCTGCCGATTGAAAGCCATGTGTTGCAGGCCTTTGTGTCAGAGGGCCTCAAACCCGTGCTGCCCGGCGTCATCACCTTTGGCGCAGGCCATTTCTATTGCAGCCAATCCGACAAGGGCGGGCTTGTGTTCGGCGGCGACATCGACGGCTACAATTCCTACGCCCAACGCGGCAACCTGCCCGTGGTCGAGGATGTCTGCGAAGGCGGCATGGCGATCTTTCCGATGATCGGGCGCGCACGGCTCCTGCGCATGTGGGGCGGCATCATGGACATGAGCATGGACGGCTCGCCCATCATCGACCACACCCATATTAAGGGGCTCTATTTCAATGGCGGCTGGTGCTATGGCGGGTTCAAGGCAACGCCCGCCTCGGGCTTTGTCTATGCCCATTTGCTCGCCACCGACACGCCCCATCCCACCGCCACCGCCTATCGCTTCGATCGCTTCGCCAAAGGGCTGATGATCGACGAAAAAGGCATGGGCAACCAGCCCAACCTGCATTGA
- a CDS encoding sarcosine oxidase subunit delta has product MLINHPLLGPRDASEFVYKGDAALINRPDPDAPDALAQFIDYGYLRDNPAGAHRELWFHEQGDRSWLVVTRNTLTHEITAVELARDVARREGRSK; this is encoded by the coding sequence ATGCTGATCAATCACCCCCTCCTCGGCCCCCGCGACGCCAGCGAATTCGTCTACAAAGGCGACGCCGCCCTTATCAACCGCCCCGACCCGGACGCACCCGATGCGCTGGCGCAGTTCATCGACTACGGCTATCTGCGCGACAATCCCGCCGGGGCACATCGCGAACTGTGGTTTCACGAACAGGGCGACCGCTCTTGGCTGGTCGTCACCCGCAACACGCTCACCCATGAAATCACCGCTGTGGAACTGGCCCGCGACGTGGCCCGCCGCGAGGGACGCTCCAAATGA